A stretch of the Lactuca sativa cultivar Salinas chromosome 9, Lsat_Salinas_v11, whole genome shotgun sequence genome encodes the following:
- the LOC128128959 gene encoding secreted RxLR effector protein 161-like, producing MLVKYSLSDCKPASTPVSKTDKLHADPTGTDVNHSLYRGMIRSLLYLTASRPNIMFGTILCARFQANPKESHLIAVKRIFRYLKGTQNLALWYPCDSALELFGYTDSDYARCNLDKKSTSGGCYFLGNRLISWSSKKQTSVAISTAEAEYVAAARCCAQLLWIQNQLLDYGLKFTKNPIYCDNTSAI from the coding sequence ATGCTTGTTAAGTACTCTCTCAGCGACTGCAAACCGGCCTCTACTCCGGTGTCCAAGACTGATAAGTTACACGCTGATCCCACCGGGACTGATGTTAATCACTCTCTTTATCGAGGAATGATTAGATCTCTTCTCTACCTCACTGCAAGTCGCCCTAATATCATGTTTGGAACTATTCTCTGTGCtagattccaagctaatcccaaggaGTCTCATCTCATTGCAGTTAAACGCATTTTTCGATACTTAAAGGGCACTCAGAACTTGGCATTGTGGTATCCTTGTGACTCAGCACTTGAACTCTTTGGATACACTGATTCCGACTATGCAAGATGCAACTTAGACAAGAAGAGCACGTCAGGAGGATGTTATTTCCTTGGAAATCGACTaatcagctggtctagcaagaagcaaaccTCAGTAGCTATctccactgcagaagctgagtatgttgcggCTGCGAGATGTTGTGCACAACTCTTATGGATTCAGAATCAGCTTTTAGACTATGGGCTTAAATTCACAAAGAATCCTATATACTGtgataacaccagtgccattTAG